From the genome of Myxococcota bacterium:
CCGGCCTTCAGGCTCGCCGAGTACTCGGTCAAGCTCTGGCCGAGCACGGTGACGACACCCATGCCGGTGATGACGACGCGTCGGTCGTTCACGAGGGCCCTCCGGCCGCGGCCTAGCTGGCCTGGGCCTTCTCGAAGAGGTCGAGCAGGTCGCCGAGGTTCTCTGCCGTCGAAAGCTCGGTGCGCGGGACCTTGATGCGGGTCTCCTTCATCGAGCGGGAAACCACTTCGACGATCTCGAGGGAGTCGGCGCCGTAGTCGGCCATGCTGTCGCTCTCG
Proteins encoded in this window:
- a CDS encoding phosphopantetheine-binding protein, whose amino-acid sequence is MNREEIFEVIKSSIRLVIDGADNRDIVESDSMADYGADSLEIVEVVSRSMKETRIKVPRTELSTAENLGDLLDLFEKAQAS